The Saccharomycodes ludwigii strain NBRC 1722 chromosome II, whole genome shotgun sequence genome window below encodes:
- the RAD1 gene encoding ssDNA endodeoxyribonuclease RAD1 (similar to Saccharomyces cerevisiae YPL022W | RAD1 | RADiation sensitive): MPPEKESLFVRDEDDEDNTNLISELNKPQQNYQTIHGNNNESSSKQNEEYAQNKKITYTYYDSEDEGLYPIIEQEDDQDITQNPKKNIDIYGIRPVDVQLSLNLPFQQSIVQDMLVAEDPLLILGKGLGLELIVANLLYILSTPTLIKGIEKQSLVLLLGTTPEDNIKISEELFEMSCVSDDQAVRNFHIVSAESSSVDKRRKLYLQGGIISITSRILIVDFLSGVINRESITGLFILHVEKFNKFSNVGFITEMYREVNKWGFIKAVSDSPVSFITKGFQPLHQKLKELRLKTPILWPRFHLDVSSSLNTDKSKVIEIKVALTNSMSQIQFGLLECLKKCLDELNRKTSDLQMQDYWCLDSALDENFMRSLHSILDPQWHRISFEAKQLVKDIATLRKLLENLLIYDPVDFFEMINLIMEANKPSITRKYMESLWLMADESQLVVSYAKKRVYSNNIYELEHLPKWEQLLSLLDDINHAELEVNSNNDASSTAMNGSTLIMCSNGYTCNQLRKIISLQKQERIRKYMMEKLQLYINSKDDAISKKVLDDVKEKTEQASTIAIATEHNENGTSNDNNLDLSTTFTRGAIYDNNHAQSSKRRRTRGSSYVATVKKLKNASNGEDINNSMSIEEIQDEITKIDDFLNNDENEEEKGEDNIFSSENSVQEIGTKTMQNTKIQKEYEVWETRRINTKYIDKQDQIIIEKYFNVNCDALLNELRPANIIFYEPNLTFIRIAELYRALNPAVQIYFMYYRDSYEEQRHLNEIKKEKEAFTKLIKERVSLAKHFETEEDLSKFKNLAKRKVQLSSKRSTRVAGGQQQQQLLNSEEMVVVVDIREFNAPLPGLLYRYGFTVIPCMLTVGDYILTPQICVERKSIQDLIGSFRNGRLVEQCKKMSKYYELPTLLIEFSDNQSFSLEPFSESRRNKNNNSHPISSKLMQDEIQMQLAKIVIKFPNLRIIWSSSPLQTVNIILDLKNGRAQPDPATSVSVGKKKSVRELHNVTSDSKLTNKGTSDEEVSVTKINSAASNSDNNLKYILDIPGVSNIDYFRLLTNVKNNQEMANLTLQELCDILGDVELSERIYNAIQTSNKEKIGE; the protein is encoded by the coding sequence ATGCCCCCAGAAAAGGAATCATTGTTTGTTagagatgaagatgatgaagataatACTAATTTAATTTCCGAATTGAATAAACCACAACAAAATTACCAAACTATTCAcggtaacaataatgaaagTAGTAGTAAACAAAATGAGGAATATgcacaaaataaaaaaattacatatACGTACTATGACAGTGAAGATGAAGGATTATATCCTATTATAGAACAAGAAGATGACCAAGATATCACTCAAAACCCAAAAAAGAACATTGATATATACGGCATAAGACCGGTAGATGTTCAGCTTTCGTTGAATTTGCCATTTCAACAATCGATTGTTCAAGATATGCTTGTTGCTGAAGATCCTCTATTAATCCTAGGGAAAGGATTGGGATTGGAATTAATCGTGGcaaatttattatacaTTTTAAGCACACCTACCCTAATTAAAggaattgaaaaacaaagttTGGTACTATTGTTGGGTACCACACCTGaagataatataaaaatatccgAAGAGCTATTCGAAATGTCATGTGTGTCTGACGACCAAGCGGTACGTAATTTTCATATTGTTTCTGCTGAAAGTTCCTCAGTGGATAAAAGACGTAAGTTATATTTACAAGGCGGGATAATATCGATAACTTCAAGAATTTTGATTGTGGATTTCCTTTCAGGTGTTATTAACCGTGAAAGTATTACAggcttatttattttacatgtagaaaaattcaataaattttccaaTGTGGGTTTCATAACAGAAATGTATAGGGAAGTTAATAAATGGGGGTTTATCAAAGCTGTGTCAGATTCGCCGGTATCTTTTATAACCAAGGGCTTCCAACCATTGcatcaaaaattaaaggaaTTAAGATTAAAAACACCCATATTATGGCCTCGGTTTCATTTAGAtgtttcttcttctcttaACACGGATAAGTCCAAAGtaattgaaattaaagTTGCTCTAACAAATTCGATGTCTCAAATTCAATTTGGTTTATTAGAATGTcttaaaaaatgtttagaTGAATTAAATAGGAAAACTAGTGATCTACAAATGCAAGATTATTGGTGCTTAGACAGCGCTTTAGATGAAAACTTTATGCGATCCTTGCATTCCATATTGGATCCACAATGGCACAGAATATCTTTTGAAGCTAAACAACTAGTCAAAGATATTGCTACATTACGAAAATTActagaaaatttattaatttatgaTCCAGTTGATTTTTTCGAAATGATTAACCTAATAATGGAGGCAAACAAACCCTCGATAACTAGAAAATATATGGAATCTTTATGGTTAATGGCAGATGAAAGTCAGTTAGTAGTATCGTATGCTAAGAAGAGGGTATATTCTAATAACATTTATGAATTAGAACATTTACCCAAATGGGAGcaattattatctttattggATGACATAAATCACGCTGAGCTTGAAGTTAACTCTAACAATGATGCTAGCAGCACTGCAATGAATGGTTCCACTTTAATTATGTGCTCTAATGGGTACACCTGTAAtcaattaagaaaaattattagtcttcaaaaacaagaaaggattagaaaatatatgaTGGAGAAATTACAACTTTACATAAATAGTAAAGATGATGCCATATCTAAAAAAGTTCTTGATGatgttaaagaaaaaacggAGCAAGCTAGCACTATTGCCATAGCAACAGAACATAATGAAAATGGCACCTCTAATGATAACAACCTTGATTTATCTACTACCTTTACTAGAGGTGCTATTTATGATAACAATCACGCACAAAGTTccaaaagaagaaggacCAGAGGCTCCTCATATGTAGCAACTGTGAAGAAACTCAAAAATGCAAGTAATGGCGaagatattaataattctatGAGTATAGAAGAAATCCAAGAcgaaataacaaaaattgaTGATTTTCTTAAcaatgatgaaaatgaagagGAGAAGGGGgaagataatatttttagtagTGAAAATTCTGTCCAGGAAATAGGAACCAAAACAATGCAAAATaccaaaatacaaaaagaaTATGAAGTGTGGGAGACCAGACGcataaatacaaaatatatagataaacaagatcaaataataattgaaaAGTATTTTAATGTCAATTGCGATGCGCTATTAAATGAATTAAGACCAGccaatattatattttatgaaCCCAATCTGACATTTATTAGAATAGCTGAATTATATAGAGCATTGAATCCAGCTGTCCAAATATACTTTATGTACTATAGAGATTCCTACGAGGAACAAAGGCatttaaatgaaataaagaaagagaaagaagcGTTTactaaattaattaaagaaagaGTAAGCCTAGCTAAACATTTTGAAACTGAAGAAgatttatcaaaatttaaaaatttggctaaaagaaaagtgCAATTATCCTCCAAAAGATCAACTAGGGTCGCAGGTggtcaacaacaacaacaactcCTTAATTCTGAGGAAatggttgttgttgtagaTATTAGGGAATTTAATGCACCATTACCAGGCTTGCTTTACAGATATGGATTTACTGTAATACCTTGTATGCTAACTGTTGGCGATTACATTCTAACTCCTCAGATCTGTGTAGAAAGGAAATCCATACAAGATTTAATTGGAAGTTTTAGGAATGGTAGGTTGGTAGAGCAgtgtaaaaaaatgagtAAATATTATGAATTGCCAACTTTACTAATTGAATTTTCTGATAACCAATCGTTTTCATTGGAACCATTTAGTGAGTcaagaagaaataaaaacaacaattcaCATCCTATTAGTTCTAAATTAATGCAAGATGAGATTCAAATGCAATTAGCAAAAATAGTTATTAAATTTCCTAATTTAAGAATCATATGGTCTTCTTCACCATTGCAAactgttaatattattttggaTCTGAAGAATGGAAGAGCACAACCGGATCCAGCTACTAGTGTTAGCgttggtaaaaaaaaaagcgtTAGAGAATTACATAATGTTACCAGCGACTCTAAACTCACTAATAAAGGGACTTCAGACGAAGAAGTATCTGTAACTAAAATTAACTCCGCCGCTAGCAACAGTGACaataatttgaaatatattttggatATACCAGGCGTTTCAAATATTGATTACTTCAGATTATTGACAAATGTGAAAAACAATCAAGAAATGGCAAATTTAACTTTACAAGAACTATGTGATATCTTAGGTGATGTAGAATTGAGTGAAAGGATCTATAATGCAATTCAAACCAgcaataaagaaaaaataggTGAATAA
- the MET12 gene encoding methylenetetrahydrofolate reductase (NAD(P)H) MET12 (similar to Saccharomyces cerevisiae YPL023C | MET12 | METhionine requiring) — MTQVSQTIRERFILNGDNPSVSLEFFPPKTEAGKQNLLARMGRMCTALNPLFITITWGAGGTTSEKTLELASIAQNAFNVPVCLHLTCTNTAKSVIDHALQTAQKVGIRNILALRGDAPISDIYEKQQQDQEGGGGDEEIFNFNYAVDLVRYIKQVYGEYFCIGVAAYPEGHCDSEAEINSKSFLRDLPFLKQKIEAGADFVITQMFYDVDKFLSFEKVFREQISSAIPVIPGLMPINNFMIFNRASKLSHASIPQAILDKFPIDLRSDDDVVKSIGVDILVDMVSRIYTGTNGRVKCFHMYTLNLEKSIAQIVSRSPLLSQILEDEHNNTVTEMVIADDSDSTNKDDAIVEKKRRRQSSSHSQENYRSILKKDLDTNIITSGQPSRKMLVSISQGTGTLGRDATWDEFPNGRFGDSRSPAFGEIDGYGPSLKVSPQTAYKIWGYPNKLQDIVNCFVRYLQGSIPSLPWSDIGLSAETALIQEELIQLNERGYLTLSSQPSTNASSSTDKIFGWGPVGGHVYQKAFVEFFVGKHDWEQNLKLKLNGLNQKTGNNIITYYMGDAEGNFETNMEPNSSSVVTWGVFPNSEVQQTTIVEEESFKAWRDESFSIWLEWAKLFPRNSTSNNFLKHIYSKYCLVAIVYHDFTNFEGLWESLLDS, encoded by the coding sequence ATGACACAGGTATCACAAACTATAAGAGAACGCTTCATATTAAATGGAGACAATCCATCTGTTTCGTTGGAGTTTTTCCCACCTAAAACAGAAGCAGGTAAACAGAATCTATTAGCACGTATGGGTCGTATGTGTACTGCTTTAAACCCATTATTTATCACAATCACTTGGGGCGCAGGTGGTACTACTTCTGAAAAGACTTTAGAGCTAGCATCAATTGCTCAAAATGCATTTAATGTTCCAGTCTGTTTACATTTGACATGTACTAATACTGCTAAATCTGTAATCGACCATGCTTTACAAACAGCTCAAAAAGTTGGtattagaaatattttGGCCTTGAGAGGCGATGCACCAATTTCTGACATCTATGAGAAGCAACAACAGGACCAAGAAGGTGGAGGTGGAGATGAGgaaatttttaactttaattaTGCCGTAGATTTGGTTCGTTATATTAAGCAGGTCTATGgtgaatatttttgtattggTGTTGCTGCCTATCCAGAAGGCCACTGTGATAGTGAGGCTGAGATTAATTCAAAAAGTTTTCTACGTgatttaccatttttaaaacaaaagattGAAGCTGGTGCTGATTTTGTAATTACTCAAATGTTTTATGAtgttgataaatttttaagttttGAAAAGGTTTTTAGAGAACAGATTTCTTCAGCTATACCTGTTATTCCTGGGTTGATGccaattaataattttatgaTTTTCAATAGAGCTTCCAAGTTATCACATGCCTCTATTCCGCAAGCCATTCTCGATAAATTTCCCATTGATTTGAGAAGTGATGACGACGTTGTCAAATCTATCGGTGTTGATATCCTAGTGGATATGGTTTCTAGAATATATACAggtaccaatggtagagTTAAATGTTTTCACATGTATACTTTGAATTTGGAGAAATCAATTGCCCAGATTGTCAGTAGGtcaccattattatcacaAATATTGGAGGATGAGCATAATAATACGGTTACTGAGATGGTTATTGCGGATGATTCAGATTCTACTAACAAAGATGATGCTATtgtggaaaaaaagagaagaagACAATCTAGTAGCCATTCACAAGAAAATTATCGaagtattttaaaaaaagatttggatactaatattattacctCAGGTCAACCATCAAGGAAAATGTTAGTTTCTATATCTCAAGGTACAGGCACCTTGGGAAGGGATGCTACGTGGGACGAGTTTCCTAATGGGAGATTTGGTGATAGCAGGTCACCTGCATTTGGTGAAATTGATGGGTATGGTCCATCGCTAAAAGTCAGTCCCCAAACCGCATACAAAATTTGGGGATATCCTAATAAGTTGCAAGATATTGTAAATTGTTTTGTGAGGTACCTACAAGGCTCCATTCCGTCGTTACCATGGTCTGATATTGGTTTAAGTGCAGAAACGGCCTTAATTCAAGAAGAGTTGATTCAACTGAATGAAAGGGGATATTTGACATTATCATCCCAACCTTCCACAAATGCTTCTTCAAGTACAGATAAGATTTTTGGTTGGGGTCCAGTAGGTGGACACGTTTATCAAAAGGCATTTGTTGAATTCTTCGTAGGCAAGCACGACTGGGAACAAAACTTGAAACTTAAATTGAATGGgttaaatcaaaaaactGGCAATAATATAATCACCTATTATATGGGGGATGCAGAGGGTAATTTTGAAACCAATATGGAACCAAATAGTTCAAGTGTTGTTACATGGGGTGTATTCCCCAATAGCGAGGTGCAACAGACCACCATAGTAGAGGAGGAATCCTTCAAGGCTTGGAGAGACGAAAGTTTTAGTATCTGGTTGGAATGGGCTAAATTGTTTCCTAGAAATAGTACTTCtaacaattttttgaaacatATTTATTCTAAATATTGTTTAGTAGCTATTGTATATCATGATTTTACAAATTTTGAAGGATTGTGGGAATCCCTTTTAGATAGTTAG
- the RMI1 gene encoding Rmi1p (similar to Saccharomyces cerevisiae YPL024W | RMI1 | RecQ Mediated genome Instability), with protein MTSSSQQATLSVDITSNFTIPSTYKNERETQFFETYKAPSFSVSLFSTTNNNNNSNVLDAQMKIIDEPYLFQIILIEDINKPLLQQFDDLSTEIDPKKQKVDRISTSSNPNNKEKKNNLVTSINVDVDVDNNNNNNHSDSDINNKIYKLTIQDKSGKMYFAFNIDYIPFCKNMLNPLLSPKPRLLGTKIIILPGAIFNRGVFILNNANVKFLGGAIKEWNHNIEGKMIYYWKAKLQQLHEQQLNSKKKKITETF; from the coding sequence atgacTTCCTCATCACAACAAGCCACATTGAGTGTGGATATAACATCTAATTTCACCATCCCATCAacttataaaaatgaaagagaaacccaattttttgaaacttATAAGGCACCAAGTTTCTCTGtttcacttttttcaactactaacaataataataatagtaatgtATTGGATGCtcaaatgaaaattatCGATGAACCATATTTATtccaaataattttaatcgAAGATATTAATAAACCCTTATTACAGCAATTTGATGATTTGTCAACTGAAATAGacccaaaaaaacaaaaagttgATAGAATATCCACATCAAGTAACcccaataataaagaaaaaaaaaataatttggtCACTTCAATTAATGTAGATGTAGATGTagacaacaacaacaataataatcacaGTGATAgtgatataaataacaaaatctACAAATTGACCATACAGGATAAGTCGGGAAAAATGTATTTTGCCTTTAACATTGATTATATTccattttgtaaaaatatGTTAAATCCTCTACTTTCACCAAAGCCTAGGTTGTTGGGCactaaaataataatcctACCTGGTGCAATTTTCAACAGAGGTGTTTTCATTCTAAATAATGCAaatgttaaatttttaggAGGCGCTATTAAAGAATGGAACCATAATATAGAGGGGAAAATGATATATTACTGGAAAGCTAAGTTACAACAGTTACATGAACAACaattaaattcaaaaaaaaagaaaattacagaaacattttga
- the TRS23 gene encoding TRAPP subunit TRS23 (similar to Saccharomyces cerevisiae YDR246W | TRS23 | TRapp Subunit), producing MAGSIESLMIINKSGGLIYHKEFNNDANSKPRLSSNEMLVFAGTLHGAYTIASRLKPKAIQLKNDSSYNINANTAPRVPYVPGLGVNQCSGTTFKAPDFFSESFPSWNKTGIKQIETDDFTMYCYQTLTGVKFIMVTLPHSWVNGLQQPISVADNILRKVYCLYSDYVMKSPFYSLEMPIKNDIFDKKLKSFIASLQRDF from the coding sequence atGGCAGGTAGTATAGAGAGTCTTATGATTATAAACAAATCTGGTGGGTTAATATATCATAAAGAGTTTAATAACGATGCTAATTCGAAACCTAGATTAAGTAGTAATGAAATGTTGGTGTTCGCAGGTACACTACATGGTGCATATACTATAGCATCTCGACTAAAACCCAAAGCCATTCAACTTAAGAACGATAGTAgctataatattaatgctAATACCGCACCAAGAGTCCCTTATGTGCCTGGATTAGGTGTTAATCAATGCAGTGGAACTACGTTTAAAGCACcagattttttttcagaaaGTTTCCCATCATGGAATAAAACAGgtataaaacaaattgaaACAGATGATTTCACTATGTATTGTTATCAAACCTTGACTGGtgtaaaatttataatggTAACACTACCGCACAGCTGGGTAAACGGTTTACAACAGCCAATTAGTGTCGctgataatattttgagAAAGGTTTATTGTTTGTATTCTGATTATGTTATGAAAAGTCCCTTTTATTCCTTAGAGATGCCTATTAAAAACGATATATTTGATAAGAAATTGAAATCATTTATAGCCAGCTTGCAGAgagatttttaa